Proteins co-encoded in one Cygnus olor isolate bCygOlo1 chromosome 6, bCygOlo1.pri.v2, whole genome shotgun sequence genomic window:
- the NR4A2 gene encoding nuclear receptor subfamily 4 group A member 2 isoform X3 translates to MPCVQAQYGSSPQGASPASQSYSYHSSGEYSSDFLTPEFVKFSMDLTNTEITATTSLPSFSTFMDNYNTSYDVKPPCLYQMPLSGQQSSIKVEDIQMHSYQQHGHLPPQSEEMMSHSGSVYYKPSSPPTPSTPGFQSPPGTPVSSCQMRFDGPLHVPMNPEPAGAHHGVDGQAFAVPNPIRKQPSMAFPGLQLGHAPQLLDSQVPSPPSRGSPSNEGLCAVCGDNAACQHYGVRTCEGCKGFFKRTVQKNAKYVCLANKNCPVDKRRRNRCQYCRFQKCLAVGMVKEVVRTDSLKGRRGRLPSKPKSPQEPSPPSPPVSLISALVRAHVDSNPAMTSLDYSRFQANPDYQMSGDDTQHIQQFYDLLTGSMEIIRGWAEKIPGFTDLPKTDQDLLFESAFLELFVLRLAYRSNPVEGKLIFCNGVVLHRLQCVRGFGEWIDSIVEFSSNLQNMNIDISAFSCIAALAMVTERHGLKEPKRVEELQNKIVNCLKDHVTFNNGGLNRPNYLSKLLGKLPELRTLCTQGLQRIFYLKLEDLVPPPAIIDKLFLDTLPF, encoded by the exons ATGCCCTGTGTTCAGGCTCAGTATGGGTCTTCGCCGCAAGGAGCCAGCCCGGCCTCCCAGAGCTACAGTTACCACTCTTCAGGAGAATACAGCTCCGATTTCTTAACTCCAGAGTTTGTCAAGTTTAGCATGGACCTCACCAACACTGAAATCACTGCCACCACTTCTCTCCCCAGCTTCAGTACCTTTATGGACAACTACAACACGAGCTACGACGTGAAGCCACCTTGCTTGTACCAAATGCCCCTGTCCGGACAGCAGTCCTCCATTAAGGTGGAAGACATTCAGATGCACAGCTACCAGCAGCACGGCCACCTGCCCCCCCAGTCCGAGGAGATGATGTCCCACTCGGGCTCCGTGTACTACAAGCCCTCGTCGCCCCCGACCCCCTCCACGCCCGGCTTCCAG TCGCCCCCCGGCACGCCCGTCTCCAGCTGCCAGATGCGCTTCGACGGGCCCCTGCACGTGCCCATGAACCCCGAGCCGGCCGGGGCGCACCACGGCGTGGACGGGCAGGCCTTCGCCGTGCCCAACCCCATCCGCAAGCAGCCCTCCATGGCCTTCCccgggctgcagctgggccacGCTCCGCAGCTGCTGGACAGCCAGGTGCCCTCGCCGCCCTCACGGGGCTCCCCGTCCAACGAGGGGCTCTGCGCCGTCTGCGGGGACAACGCCGCCTGCCAGCACTACGGCGTGCGCACCTGCGAGGGCTGCAAGGGCTTCTTCAAG CGCACGGTGCAGAAGAACGCCAAGTACGTGTGCCTGGCCAACAAGAACTGCCCGGTGGACAAGCGCCGCCGGAACCGCTGCCAGTACTGCCGCTTCCAGAAGTGCCTCGCCGTCGGCATGGTCAAGGAGG TGGTTCGCACAGACAGCCTAAAAGGCCGGAGGGGTCGCTTGCCATCCAAACCGAAGAGCCCCCAGGAgccctctcccccctctcccccggTGAGTCTGATCAGTGCGCTGGTGAGAGCCCATGTCGACTCCAACCCGGCTATGACCAGCCTGGACTATTCCAGG TTCCAGGCTAACCCTGACTACCAGATGAGTGGAGACGACACTCAGCACATCCAGCAGTTCTACGATCTCTTGACCGGCTCCATGGAGATCATCCGAGGATGGGCAGAAAAAATCCCCGGCTTCACCGACCTTCCCAAAACAGACCAAGACCTGCTCTTTGAATCCGCCTTCCTGGAGCTGTTCGTGCTGCGGCTGGCTTACAG GTCAAACCCCGTGGAGGGCAAGCTTATCTTCTGCAACGGGGTGGTCCTGCACCGGTTGCAGTGCGTCCGGGGCTTTGGGGAATGGATTGATTCCATTGTTGAATTTTCCTCCAACTTGCAAAACATGAACATCGACATATCCGCGTTCTCTTGCATCGCTGCCCTGGCTATGGTGACAG AGAGGCATGGGCTTAAAGAACCCAAGAGGGTAGAAGAACTGCAAAACAAGATTGTAAATTGTCTCAAAGACCATGTGACTTTTAATAATGGGGGGTTGAATCGCCCCAATTATCTGTCCAAACTCTTGGGGAAGCTCCCTGAACTTCGCACGCTTTGCACGCAGGGGCTGCAGCGCATTTTCTACCTGAAACTGGAAGATTTGGTGCCACCACCAGCAATAATCGACAAACTTTTTCTGGACACTTTACCTTTTTAA
- the NR4A2 gene encoding nuclear receptor subfamily 4 group A member 2 isoform X1: MPCVQAQYGSSPQGASPASQSYSYHSSGEYSSDFLTPEFVKFSMDLTNTEITATTSLPSFSTFMDNYNTSYDVKPPCLYQMPLSGQQSSIKVEDIQMHSYQQHGHLPPQSEEMMSHSGSVYYKPSSPPTPSTPGFQVQHGPVWDDPGSLHNFHPNYVATTHMIEQRKTPVSRLSLFSFKQSPPGTPVSSCQMRFDGPLHVPMNPEPAGAHHGVDGQAFAVPNPIRKQPSMAFPGLQLGHAPQLLDSQVPSPPSRGSPSNEGLCAVCGDNAACQHYGVRTCEGCKGFFKRTVQKNAKYVCLANKNCPVDKRRRNRCQYCRFQKCLAVGMVKEVVRTDSLKGRRGRLPSKPKSPQEPSPPSPPVSLISALVRAHVDSNPAMTSLDYSRFQANPDYQMSGDDTQHIQQFYDLLTGSMEIIRGWAEKIPGFTDLPKTDQDLLFESAFLELFVLRLAYRSNPVEGKLIFCNGVVLHRLQCVRGFGEWIDSIVEFSSNLQNMNIDISAFSCIAALAMVTERHGLKEPKRVEELQNKIVNCLKDHVTFNNGGLNRPNYLSKLLGKLPELRTLCTQGLQRIFYLKLEDLVPPPAIIDKLFLDTLPF, translated from the exons ATGCCCTGTGTTCAGGCTCAGTATGGGTCTTCGCCGCAAGGAGCCAGCCCGGCCTCCCAGAGCTACAGTTACCACTCTTCAGGAGAATACAGCTCCGATTTCTTAACTCCAGAGTTTGTCAAGTTTAGCATGGACCTCACCAACACTGAAATCACTGCCACCACTTCTCTCCCCAGCTTCAGTACCTTTATGGACAACTACAACACGAGCTACGACGTGAAGCCACCTTGCTTGTACCAAATGCCCCTGTCCGGACAGCAGTCCTCCATTAAGGTGGAAGACATTCAGATGCACAGCTACCAGCAGCACGGCCACCTGCCCCCCCAGTCCGAGGAGATGATGTCCCACTCGGGCTCCGTGTACTACAAGCCCTCGTCGCCCCCGACCCCCTCCACGCCCGGCTTCCAGGTGCAGCACGGCCCCGTGTGGGACGACCCCGGCTCCCTGCACAACTTCCACCCCAACTACGTGGCCACCACGCACATGATCGAGCAGCGGAAGACGCCCGTCTCCCGCCTCTCGCTCTTCTCCTTCAAGCAGTCGCCCCCCGGCACGCCCGTCTCCAGCTGCCAGATGCGCTTCGACGGGCCCCTGCACGTGCCCATGAACCCCGAGCCGGCCGGGGCGCACCACGGCGTGGACGGGCAGGCCTTCGCCGTGCCCAACCCCATCCGCAAGCAGCCCTCCATGGCCTTCCccgggctgcagctgggccacGCTCCGCAGCTGCTGGACAGCCAGGTGCCCTCGCCGCCCTCACGGGGCTCCCCGTCCAACGAGGGGCTCTGCGCCGTCTGCGGGGACAACGCCGCCTGCCAGCACTACGGCGTGCGCACCTGCGAGGGCTGCAAGGGCTTCTTCAAG CGCACGGTGCAGAAGAACGCCAAGTACGTGTGCCTGGCCAACAAGAACTGCCCGGTGGACAAGCGCCGCCGGAACCGCTGCCAGTACTGCCGCTTCCAGAAGTGCCTCGCCGTCGGCATGGTCAAGGAGG TGGTTCGCACAGACAGCCTAAAAGGCCGGAGGGGTCGCTTGCCATCCAAACCGAAGAGCCCCCAGGAgccctctcccccctctcccccggTGAGTCTGATCAGTGCGCTGGTGAGAGCCCATGTCGACTCCAACCCGGCTATGACCAGCCTGGACTATTCCAGG TTCCAGGCTAACCCTGACTACCAGATGAGTGGAGACGACACTCAGCACATCCAGCAGTTCTACGATCTCTTGACCGGCTCCATGGAGATCATCCGAGGATGGGCAGAAAAAATCCCCGGCTTCACCGACCTTCCCAAAACAGACCAAGACCTGCTCTTTGAATCCGCCTTCCTGGAGCTGTTCGTGCTGCGGCTGGCTTACAG GTCAAACCCCGTGGAGGGCAAGCTTATCTTCTGCAACGGGGTGGTCCTGCACCGGTTGCAGTGCGTCCGGGGCTTTGGGGAATGGATTGATTCCATTGTTGAATTTTCCTCCAACTTGCAAAACATGAACATCGACATATCCGCGTTCTCTTGCATCGCTGCCCTGGCTATGGTGACAG AGAGGCATGGGCTTAAAGAACCCAAGAGGGTAGAAGAACTGCAAAACAAGATTGTAAATTGTCTCAAAGACCATGTGACTTTTAATAATGGGGGGTTGAATCGCCCCAATTATCTGTCCAAACTCTTGGGGAAGCTCCCTGAACTTCGCACGCTTTGCACGCAGGGGCTGCAGCGCATTTTCTACCTGAAACTGGAAGATTTGGTGCCACCACCAGCAATAATCGACAAACTTTTTCTGGACACTTTACCTTTTTAA
- the NR4A2 gene encoding nuclear receptor subfamily 4 group A member 2 isoform X2 — MPCVQAQYGSSPQGASPASQSYSYHSSGEYSSDFLTPEFVKFSMDLTNTEITATTSLPSFSTFMDNYNTSYDVKPPCLYQMPLSGQQSSIKVEDIQMHSYQQHGHLPPQSEEMMSHSGSVYYKPSSPPTPSTPGFQVQHGPVWDDPGSLHNFHPNYVATTHMIEQRKTPVSRLSLFSFKQSPPGTPVSSCQMRFDGPLHVPMNPEPAGAHHGVDGQAFAVPNPIRKQPSMAFPGLQLGHAPQLLDSQVPSPPSRGSPSNEGLCAVCGDNAACQHYGVRTCEGCKGFFKRTVQKNAKYVCLANKNCPVDKRRRNRCQYCRFQKCLAVGMVKEVVRTDSLKGRRGRLPSKPKSPQEPSPPSPPFQANPDYQMSGDDTQHIQQFYDLLTGSMEIIRGWAEKIPGFTDLPKTDQDLLFESAFLELFVLRLAYRSNPVEGKLIFCNGVVLHRLQCVRGFGEWIDSIVEFSSNLQNMNIDISAFSCIAALAMVTERHGLKEPKRVEELQNKIVNCLKDHVTFNNGGLNRPNYLSKLLGKLPELRTLCTQGLQRIFYLKLEDLVPPPAIIDKLFLDTLPF, encoded by the exons ATGCCCTGTGTTCAGGCTCAGTATGGGTCTTCGCCGCAAGGAGCCAGCCCGGCCTCCCAGAGCTACAGTTACCACTCTTCAGGAGAATACAGCTCCGATTTCTTAACTCCAGAGTTTGTCAAGTTTAGCATGGACCTCACCAACACTGAAATCACTGCCACCACTTCTCTCCCCAGCTTCAGTACCTTTATGGACAACTACAACACGAGCTACGACGTGAAGCCACCTTGCTTGTACCAAATGCCCCTGTCCGGACAGCAGTCCTCCATTAAGGTGGAAGACATTCAGATGCACAGCTACCAGCAGCACGGCCACCTGCCCCCCCAGTCCGAGGAGATGATGTCCCACTCGGGCTCCGTGTACTACAAGCCCTCGTCGCCCCCGACCCCCTCCACGCCCGGCTTCCAGGTGCAGCACGGCCCCGTGTGGGACGACCCCGGCTCCCTGCACAACTTCCACCCCAACTACGTGGCCACCACGCACATGATCGAGCAGCGGAAGACGCCCGTCTCCCGCCTCTCGCTCTTCTCCTTCAAGCAGTCGCCCCCCGGCACGCCCGTCTCCAGCTGCCAGATGCGCTTCGACGGGCCCCTGCACGTGCCCATGAACCCCGAGCCGGCCGGGGCGCACCACGGCGTGGACGGGCAGGCCTTCGCCGTGCCCAACCCCATCCGCAAGCAGCCCTCCATGGCCTTCCccgggctgcagctgggccacGCTCCGCAGCTGCTGGACAGCCAGGTGCCCTCGCCGCCCTCACGGGGCTCCCCGTCCAACGAGGGGCTCTGCGCCGTCTGCGGGGACAACGCCGCCTGCCAGCACTACGGCGTGCGCACCTGCGAGGGCTGCAAGGGCTTCTTCAAG CGCACGGTGCAGAAGAACGCCAAGTACGTGTGCCTGGCCAACAAGAACTGCCCGGTGGACAAGCGCCGCCGGAACCGCTGCCAGTACTGCCGCTTCCAGAAGTGCCTCGCCGTCGGCATGGTCAAGGAGG TGGTTCGCACAGACAGCCTAAAAGGCCGGAGGGGTCGCTTGCCATCCAAACCGAAGAGCCCCCAGGAgccctctcccccctctcccccg TTCCAGGCTAACCCTGACTACCAGATGAGTGGAGACGACACTCAGCACATCCAGCAGTTCTACGATCTCTTGACCGGCTCCATGGAGATCATCCGAGGATGGGCAGAAAAAATCCCCGGCTTCACCGACCTTCCCAAAACAGACCAAGACCTGCTCTTTGAATCCGCCTTCCTGGAGCTGTTCGTGCTGCGGCTGGCTTACAG GTCAAACCCCGTGGAGGGCAAGCTTATCTTCTGCAACGGGGTGGTCCTGCACCGGTTGCAGTGCGTCCGGGGCTTTGGGGAATGGATTGATTCCATTGTTGAATTTTCCTCCAACTTGCAAAACATGAACATCGACATATCCGCGTTCTCTTGCATCGCTGCCCTGGCTATGGTGACAG AGAGGCATGGGCTTAAAGAACCCAAGAGGGTAGAAGAACTGCAAAACAAGATTGTAAATTGTCTCAAAGACCATGTGACTTTTAATAATGGGGGGTTGAATCGCCCCAATTATCTGTCCAAACTCTTGGGGAAGCTCCCTGAACTTCGCACGCTTTGCACGCAGGGGCTGCAGCGCATTTTCTACCTGAAACTGGAAGATTTGGTGCCACCACCAGCAATAATCGACAAACTTTTTCTGGACACTTTACCTTTTTAA
- the LOC121072676 gene encoding uncharacterized protein LOC121072676: protein MARGDGTGPLIGRRQERRGRRNTQPRWGTSGSSPPFLRLRPLLQFRLGKRKSSRDLSVQEPFSKVFLKAGKRYCLYTRPASTTRYRAHKNPVKHLNMNGLCETTIVPSQLVRTPAEGPHRSAPQSPYFGTRLGRGLAQPLAFPIEAQHSRLCDVREQTRGELPRSKGKLRCLFKMKMHMKRLVVAVLVPLAAAGAQRVSHRDEALVAPAVPAAAAAARPCRGSQQAGSAAAGASSPHGGTRSALQRAPAATTKHHNRREVPTSKVL, encoded by the exons ATGGCACGCGGCGATGGCACGGGGCCGCTCATCGGGAGGCGACAGGAGCGGCGAGGGCGCAGAAACACACAGCCGCGCTGGGGCACCTCGGGGTCATCGCCGCCCTTCCTCAGGCTGCGTCCCCTGCTGCAGTTCCgcctgggaaaaagaaagagctcGA GAGACCTGAGCGTGCAGGAGCCCTTCTCCAAGGTTTTTCTGAAGGCTGGAAAGAGGTACTGCCTGTACACGCGGCCTGCCAGTACCACCCGGTACAGAGC ACATAAAAACCCTGTGAAGCACTTAAACATGAACGGCTTATGTGAAACTACGATCGTTCCTTCTCAG CTCGTCAGAACTCCTGCAGAAGGGCCCCACCGCAGCGCACCCCAGAGCCCATATTTTGGGACGCGCCTGGGCAGAGGCCTGGCTCAGCCACTGGCATTTCCAATAGAAGCACAACATTCACGTCTCTGCGATGTGCGAGAACAGACAAGAGGGGAACTGCCGAGGTCTAAGGGAAAGTTACGGTGCTTGTTTAAGATGAAGATGCACATGAAACGACTTGTGGTTGCCGTACTTGTACCtctagcagcagcaggagcacaaCGGGTCAGTCACCGTGACGAAGCTCTGGTTGCCCCGgccgtgccagcagcagccgcagcgGCCAGGCCGTGCCGGGGCAGCCAGCAggcgggcagcgctgcagccGGAGCCAGCAGCCCGCACGGCGGCACACGGTCAGCGCTGCAGCGAGCACCAGCGGCGACCACAAAGCACCATAACCGCCGTGAGGTGCCTACCTCAAAAGTTTTATGA